The window GATGAACACACGCTTATTTTCTGACAGGGCTTGTGTTATCGCCTCTTCACTTAAAGGCTGCCAATTCACATTATCTTGTACAATATTGCGGCTACCCGTGGTTTGTTCCATGGTCACCCAAGCGAATCCAGCCGCGAGCAACGCAAACAATACAAATGCGACAGATGCCGCTCGTAAACTGTATTTTTTCCAAATAAATGCAACAAGTAATAATAAAAAGACAATAGCGATTATTAATGCAGCTATTTCACCGAAATGCGGGATCAGCAAACTGATCAACCATAAGCATGACAACAGCATCATCATACCAAGGATGATTCTAAGTTTATTCATCCACGCGCCAGGCTTAGGTAGTAGACGTGAAATCGCAGGGAAAGCAGCGATCAGTAGCCAAGGCAAACTCATTCCTAAACCAAGCGCAGTGAAGACAAGCCACAACTCTTCGATAGGTGCCGCCAATGCAAATGCCACTGCTGTGCCCAAAAATGGTGCGGAGCATGGCGTAGCAAGTAACGTCGCAAATACCCCTTGCCAGAAATGTCCACGATTACCCTGTCCCCCCGCAGTTGCTAAACGCGTGTTCGCCTTACTGCCTAAGTGGATTTCGAACAAACCAAACAAGTTAGCCGTGAAGATTCCGGTGATTAAGACCATAAACCCGATAAACCAAGGATTTTGGAACTGGATCCCCCAGCCTACGGCTTGCTGACCTACCCGTAATAACGTCATTAACAACGCGAGTAACCAGAAGGATACAAGGATCCCCGAGGACGATAGGAGGAACTGCCGGCGGATAGTTTTTTGTTCACCTTGCGGCACCATTAAAACTGAACCGAGTTTCATGGCAAGAACAGGCAATACACAAGGCATCAGGTTTAAAATCAAACCACCCAGCAAGGCAAAGGCGAGGATCTGCCACAGTGGAATAGCCTGCCCGCTATTTCCTTGATTAATTACCCCTGAAAAAGGCGTAGCGGGTACATCAATTTGTTGTGAGAGTTCACCCTCTGTGACAACAAAAGAGATATTTTTTCCTGTAAGATCAGGTGCTTTATCTCCCCAGTCATCACTGACGTCAATCGTCGCGGTCAATTTTCCATCCGCAACACTCACCTTCGGAACGCCTAACGTTGTTCCTTCTGGTGTGTCAGTGAAGATCCCAGCGTTGTGACGCCAAGGTTCCCCAGAGGCCTTTTGCAGCTCAATCACTAATTTATCGCCAGTGAATCCAACTGTCGGATCTTTCACTAAGCCTTTGGATGGCGGAACACTCCCCATCGCTTGATTAAACGCCCATTCAAAGTTTGAAGGCGCAGGCTCGGTTAAATCAAGCTCAAAAGGGTAATCCGTTAAGATGCAGACATTACTACAAGTCGATAGCGTTAACACACCCGAAAGTTTATTAAGCTTTTCATCCACATCGACAATAATAGGGAAAACAACATCCCCCATATAGCCCTGCGTTGAAATCCCTGCGACATCAAAACGCCCTGGAGCTGGCCACTGCCACTCCATATTCTTGATAGGTGATTGCCAATTGATCTCAGGGGCTATCCCCCCTTCTCCTGGAGAACGCCAATACGTTTTCCACCCATCCTGTAGTTGGACATCCAATAATAAAGCGACTTTCCCATCTTTTTGAGAAGCGCTTAAAAAACGTACTTTTGCGTGATCATTATGTTTATCTGTCAACCAGCCAGTATCCGCAGCATGTATCATGCCAGATAAAAGAGCAGACAAAATAATTAACGCATTAATAAAAAAACGCATAATTCCTCCAGAATAAAAAACACCAACATGCCGAACGCAATGGTGTTCTAATCTCGAAGATTACAATATTGTAGATGAAGTCTAACTTTAGGTGGTGGGTGCTTATCTTCACGATTTGTTCGACGTGAGAATAGATTAGAGCAAAAAAGACTTAATGCAGCGATTGATAGAAATAAAAAGAAAAAGGGTTCAATAACCGCTGGCGTTAATGTTAATAGGGATTTTGCACTCAACTCACAGGTAGACAGGTGAGAGCCTTTATCGTCTATTTGTGGGGTTTGGAAAATAGCTGACGGTGCATTCTGTTGCAGCTGTATAACAGGGGATTGAGGCGAAAAATGGGCGAAAAGACGCTCTCCGAGGGCTCTTTGGTTCATACAAAGTAAAACCATCAGACAGGCGAGTAATACTAATCCTTTGCCTAATTTAAGTTGCCTGTTCATGCGTGTCTCTATCTATTCGTCCTGAAATGCACACTGTTAAATACAGATTAGTTAATCCACTATTAAAATTTAACCAATTTACTAAAGGTTACATCTTACACAGCAAACGTCCTTACACAAGTAACATAATCTAACTTTACAAATCCTCGTCAGATTTATCCATTTTCTCTAAAAACTGGTACGTAAAATGCATTATAACTTTACGACATCGAAAAATAAGCTTGTTTTTCACTCTAATGGTGCATAACTCGCTTTTTTAGCGCATTTTTCCCAGCAATAGTGCAACAAATTAGGAACTGCCCAAATAATATGCGAGACAGCTCCCGATTTTGAAACAATTCGTTTTCATTATTTAACATTTTTATTTAGTTTTTAACAATAATAAAACATACAGCCGATGATCGCGACTCCAATTGAATCAACGAGACATCAGCAAGCACAACAAACAAGACAGATACCCGATCTCAGAAAGGAGCTGTAACTATGCGTATGAGCAAGATTGTATTATCTATGATGGTGTTAGGTGCGACCTGTGCCGTTCAAGCCGAAGAATTGACCGGTACACTAAAAAAAATTAACGACAATGGTGTCATTGTTGTCGGGCACCGTGAATCATCAGTGCCATTCTCTTATTACGATAACAGCCAAAAGGTGGTTGGTTATTCTCAAGACTATTCCAACGAGATTGTTAACGCGGTCAAAAAGAAACTTAATAAACCTAATCTTGAAGTTAAACTCATTCCAATCACATCACAGAACCGCATTCCTCTATTACAAAACGGTACCTATGACTTTGAATGTGGCTCAACTACCAATAATTTAGAAAGACAAAAACAAGCCGCTTTCTCAAATACTATTTTCATTGTAGGGACTCGCCTACTGACTAAAAATGACTCCGGAGTCAAAGATTTTGCGGATCTCGCGGGTAAAAACGTTGTCGTCACTTCAGGTACAACGTCTGAAATTTTACTCAATAAACTTAACGACGAAAAAAATATGAAGATGCGCATCATCAGTGCAAAAGACCACGGTGACTCTTTCCGTACACTGGAGTCTGGCCGTGCCGCTGCCTTTATGATGGATGACGCATTACTAGCAGGTGAGCGTGCGAAGGCGAAAAAACCCGATATCTGGGAAATTGTAGGTAAACCACAGTCTGAAGAAGCGTACGGTTGTATGCTGCGCAAAGATGACCCTCAATTCAAAGCACTGGTCGATGAAACTATCGCAAAAGTACAAACAGATGGTACCGCTGAGAAGTCATTTAACCAGTGGTTCAATCAACCTATTCCACCAAAAAATCTTAACTTAAAATTCACGTTATCGGATGAAATGAAAACACTATTCAAATCACCTAATGACAAAGCTCTAAACTAAATAAAAAAGACAAACAGGGTGTTACTGAAGTGAGATTTGCAAGGCGGTCGTTCCCCGCCTTGCACTTTCTTACCAGTAGTAGGGTCAATCTAATTGCCCACAGGAAGTAGAATTATGTCAATTGATTGGAATTGGGGGATTTTCCTACAGGAAGCCCCATTTGGGAATACCACCTATTTAGGTTGGTTATTATCTGGCTTAGAAGTTACCGTCGCACTTTCCATCTGTGCTTGGATCATCGCATTTCTCGTCGGTTCATTTTTTGGCATCTTACGGACTGTTCCAAATCGCTTTCTCGCGATGACGGGAACTGTTTACGTTGAGCTATTTCGCAATGTGCCTTTGATTGTACAGTTTTTCACTTGGTATTTAGTGATCCCAGAGCTGTTACCTCAATCTATTGGTGATTGGTTTAAAATGGATTTAGATCCTAACTATCAATTTTTTATCTCTTCTACGCTGTGTCTTGGTTTATTTACTGCTGCTCGTATGACTGAACAAGTCAGAGCCGCTATCCAATCATTGCCAAGAGGACAAAAAAACGCCGGCCTCGCGATGGGACTGACTTTGCCACAAACTTATCGCTATGTGCTGTTACCCAACGCATACCGAGTTATTCTGCCACCCATGACGTCTGAAATGCTTAACCTAGTCAAAAACTCGGCCATTGCTTCAACTATCGGCCTAGTTGATATGGCGGCACAGGCAGGTAAATTGCTGGATTACTCTGCGCATGCTTGGGAGTCATTCACCGCGATCACCCTCGCCTACGTTGGCATCAATATCGTCATTATGGTGTTAATGACCTTGCTCGAACGTAAAGTTCGCTTACCTGGCACATTAGGAGGGCGATAATATGTTCTATGAATTTGATTGGAGCTCCATCGTACCAAGCTGGCCATTCTTACTCGATGGCTTAATTATCACAGCGAAAATCACCATTACAGCGATTGTGGTAGGGATACTGTGGGGAACCGTTCTTGCCGTAATGCGACTTTCGACATTCAAACCAATTAGCTGGTTTGCGGCACTGTACGTGAACACCTTCCGCTCTATTCCATTAGTCATGGTGTTATTGTGGTTCTATTTAATTGTGCCTAACTTAGTCCAAAATGTTCTAGGCATATCGCCAAAAAGTGATATCCGTTTAATTTCAGCAATGGTAGCCTTCTCGCTTTTTGAAGCAGCCTATTACTCTGAAATTATTCGAGCAGGTATCCAAAGTATTTCACGAGGCCAAGCTTCTGCGGCATTGGCTCTCGGTATGACGAATATGCAAACCATGAGGCTAGTCATACTACCTCAAGCCTTCAAAGCTATGATCCCACTGTTATTAACACAAGGCATTGTGCTATTTCAGGATTCATCATTAGTCTATGTGCTGAGCTTAACGGATTTCTTCCGTACCGCCACCAATATTGGCGAACGCGACGGTACACAGGTAGAAATGATATTGTTTGCAGGCTTGGTGTACTTTATTATCAGTTTCGGCGCTTCAATGCTGGTGAATTATCTTAAGAAAAGGACTGTTTCATGATTACCCTGAAAAATATATCCAAATGGTATGGCCAATTTCAGGTACTTACTGACTGTACAACTGAAGTCAAAAAAGGTGAAGTTGTCGTGGTCTGTGGGCCATCTGGTTCTGGTAAATCCACATTAATAAAAACGGTGAATGGCCTTGAGCCTGTTCAACAGGGTGAAATTTTTGTAAATGGTATCCAAGTCAATGATAAAAAAACTGATTTGGCAAAACTACGTTCTAAAGTGGGTATGGTCTTCCAACATTTCGAGCTATTCCCTCACCTATCTATTATCGAAAATTTAACACTTGCCCAAGTTAAAGTGCTAAATAGAAGTAAAAAAGAGGCTGAAGCGAAAGGGTTGAAATTGTTAGAGCGTGTTGGGTTGGCAAACCATGCTAATAAATTTCCATCCCAGCTTTCCGGTGGTCAGCAACAACGTGTGGCGATCGCTCGTGCTCTATGTATGGACCCTGTAGCGATGCTATTTGATGAACCGACATCAGCACTTGACCCTGAAATGATCAATGAAGTGCTTGATGTTATGGTCGAATTAGCCAACGAGGGTATGACCATGATGGTCGTTACCCACGAAATGGGTTTCGCTAAGAAAGTCGCTAACCGTGTGATTTTTATGGATGAAGGTAAAATTGTCGAAGACAGTAAAAAAGAAGACTTTTTTGCTAATCCAAAATCAGAAAGAGCGAAAGATTTCCTCGCGAAAATACTGCATTAGTGGTGACTAATTCCTATTCCAAGCCATAGGGAGAGACTGTCTCTCTATGGCTTCCTCCCTGCACGACACGCTTATCCCTTTCTATTTTTGTTTATCCAAAGATTGTTGTCCCCTAATACATACTGATATAGATTAGAAATCCAATTAATATCAATTTAATAATCTAAGAACCATAATGAAAAATATTCAGCAAATAACAATTACCCCTTTGCAAGATGATGCTGTTCTAGATATTTCGGGCTGTCATTTTACTGTGATGATAACCGATGAGTTACTCCATCCCTATGAGGATATCAACAGGAAAAAAGCAATTAAGCCCTACCTAAAGGATTATCATTTTTCTCCTGAGCAATGGTTGAATGAACAAGAGAGTTTAAGTGCTTTATATGTTGCTAAATTGGGTGATAAAACTATTGGCTATGCCTGTGCAAGTCTTTGTTGGAATGGCATGGCACAACTTGATGAATTGGCTATCGATGAGCCATATAGAGGTAAAGGTATCGCCAAACAATTACTCGAAAAAATTGAAGCTTGGGCAATCGATAATGGCTTAACCCATATCAGATTAGAATCTCAATCCACCAATACCACCGCCGCTAAATTCTACTACAAGCACGGTTTTCGCATTCATGGTTATGATAAGTCACTCTATTTGTGTACGGAAAATGCGCATGAAGTCGCATTATTTTGGTATAAGACATTATAAACATTAACGCACCACGTTTACTTTTATAAATAAGTTGCCCCACCTTTCGGATGGCGATATTCCATCCCTCAAAACGATGCCAAATCAAAAAGAGAGACGCCTTCAGTGCAAGTCACGCTTACGCCTTATTCTTGTGGGCTTGCGCGTCGTTGATGGAAAGTATCAATTTCGCAAATTGAATAAAAAAATGGGCGGTTTGCTTTGTGTTAACCGCGTATTCCGTTCGTTTATCTTTTTCTTCTAAAATAGTGATGCCTCCCTACATCTTCAGCAAGCAGGCAGTGACATCTTTTTGCTCTGTTGTATCTATCTGTCAAAGCAACCTTAAATTTCACTGTACCACAATAGTATTGGGCGTAGATTTCAATCATCACTCTCTCCCTAATAGCATATGCAAAAACGCAATCAATAGATTAAGGTCGTTAAACAGATTGAATAGGTTTTCTTCATTGATTTGATTTATTGATGCTTTATTTGGTTTCTAGAGCATCTTTGCACTTTAGCACTAATAAAATAGAGTGAATAAATACGCCACCCTAGATATTGTGCAATATTTGCTAATTTTTTGCGTTTTTTTGCGTAAAACACTACCAATCTTACTGTTTTTTGGTTAAGTTTGATGCTCATCGGAATAAAATATTCTGACTCCGCCCCCCAAAAACAATATCCAGCTTCCCCC of the Providencia stuartii genome contains:
- a CDS encoding protein-disulfide reductase DsbD family protein, coding for MRFFINALIILSALLSGMIHAADTGWLTDKHNDHAKVRFLSASQKDGKVALLLDVQLQDGWKTYWRSPGEGGIAPEINWQSPIKNMEWQWPAPGRFDVAGISTQGYMGDVVFPIIVDVDEKLNKLSGVLTLSTCSNVCILTDYPFELDLTEPAPSNFEWAFNQAMGSVPPSKGLVKDPTVGFTGDKLVIELQKASGEPWRHNAGIFTDTPEGTTLGVPKVSVADGKLTATIDVSDDWGDKAPDLTGKNISFVVTEGELSQQIDVPATPFSGVINQGNSGQAIPLWQILAFALLGGLILNLMPCVLPVLAMKLGSVLMVPQGEQKTIRRQFLLSSSGILVSFWLLALLMTLLRVGQQAVGWGIQFQNPWFIGFMVLITGIFTANLFGLFEIHLGSKANTRLATAGGQGNRGHFWQGVFATLLATPCSAPFLGTAVAFALAAPIEELWLVFTALGLGMSLPWLLIAAFPAISRLLPKPGAWMNKLRIILGMMMLLSCLWLISLLIPHFGEIAALIIAIVFLLLLVAFIWKKYSLRAASVAFVLFALLAAGFAWVTMEQTTGSRNIVQDNVNWQPLSEEAITQALSENKRVFIDVTADWCVTCKANKYNVLLRDDVQQLLNEPDVVALRGDWTKPSPEITAFLQKRGQVAVPFNQIYGPKLAEGEILSTILDRDVLLSIMNEAKGAEK
- a CDS encoding metal resistance protein, which codes for MNRQLKLGKGLVLLACLMVLLCMNQRALGERLFAHFSPQSPVIQLQQNAPSAIFQTPQIDDKGSHLSTCELSAKSLLTLTPAVIEPFFFLFLSIAALSLFCSNLFSRRTNREDKHPPPKVRLHLQYCNLRD
- a CDS encoding glutamate/aspartate ABC transporter substrate-binding protein is translated as MRMSKIVLSMMVLGATCAVQAEELTGTLKKINDNGVIVVGHRESSVPFSYYDNSQKVVGYSQDYSNEIVNAVKKKLNKPNLEVKLIPITSQNRIPLLQNGTYDFECGSTTNNLERQKQAAFSNTIFIVGTRLLTKNDSGVKDFADLAGKNVVVTSGTTSEILLNKLNDEKNMKMRIISAKDHGDSFRTLESGRAAAFMMDDALLAGERAKAKKPDIWEIVGKPQSEEAYGCMLRKDDPQFKALVDETIAKVQTDGTAEKSFNQWFNQPIPPKNLNLKFTLSDEMKTLFKSPNDKALN
- a CDS encoding amino acid ABC transporter permease — its product is MSIDWNWGIFLQEAPFGNTTYLGWLLSGLEVTVALSICAWIIAFLVGSFFGILRTVPNRFLAMTGTVYVELFRNVPLIVQFFTWYLVIPELLPQSIGDWFKMDLDPNYQFFISSTLCLGLFTAARMTEQVRAAIQSLPRGQKNAGLAMGLTLPQTYRYVLLPNAYRVILPPMTSEMLNLVKNSAIASTIGLVDMAAQAGKLLDYSAHAWESFTAITLAYVGINIVIMVLMTLLERKVRLPGTLGGR
- the gltK gene encoding glutamate/aspartate ABC transporter permease GltK; translation: MFYEFDWSSIVPSWPFLLDGLIITAKITITAIVVGILWGTVLAVMRLSTFKPISWFAALYVNTFRSIPLVMVLLWFYLIVPNLVQNVLGISPKSDIRLISAMVAFSLFEAAYYSEIIRAGIQSISRGQASAALALGMTNMQTMRLVILPQAFKAMIPLLLTQGIVLFQDSSLVYVLSLTDFFRTATNIGERDGTQVEMILFAGLVYFIISFGASMLVNYLKKRTVS
- a CDS encoding amino acid ABC transporter ATP-binding protein, translated to MITLKNISKWYGQFQVLTDCTTEVKKGEVVVVCGPSGSGKSTLIKTVNGLEPVQQGEIFVNGIQVNDKKTDLAKLRSKVGMVFQHFELFPHLSIIENLTLAQVKVLNRSKKEAEAKGLKLLERVGLANHANKFPSQLSGGQQQRVAIARALCMDPVAMLFDEPTSALDPEMINEVLDVMVELANEGMTMMVVTHEMGFAKKVANRVIFMDEGKIVEDSKKEDFFANPKSERAKDFLAKILH
- a CDS encoding GNAT family N-acetyltransferase, whose amino-acid sequence is MKNIQQITITPLQDDAVLDISGCHFTVMITDELLHPYEDINRKKAIKPYLKDYHFSPEQWLNEQESLSALYVAKLGDKTIGYACASLCWNGMAQLDELAIDEPYRGKGIAKQLLEKIEAWAIDNGLTHIRLESQSTNTTAAKFYYKHGFRIHGYDKSLYLCTENAHEVALFWYKTL